The Thermoleophilia bacterium nucleotide sequence TCTGCCGCCGGACTTGGCACAGCGGGCCCAGGACTCCGTTGGAGCCGCCACGCAGATCGCCGCATCGCTACCGCCAGAAGCCGGCGCTCAGCTCTCACAAGCGACCGGCGCCGCCTTTGCCGACGCCATGGGACTCGCCGCACTCATCGGCGCCGCCGTCGCACTCATCGGCGCGCCAATGGTGCTCGGATTCATGCCGGCACATCATCTGCCCGCCGAGAGCACGCAGATAGCTCTGACTGGCGATGGCGACGTCAGCGAGTCCGTGAGTCGCGGTCCCACGTGACGCAACCATGGACTGCAGCATTGCGCGGCGACAAGATACCTCGCACCTGTAGGCGGCCTTGGGCACGCGGAAGCTGACGGCCAAGATGTCGTAGTACCAGCGCTCCCCTTCACGTAGGAGGCCGTCAGCGCCGAGGTGAAGCAGACACTCGGCCTCACGAACATCATGTCATCCGTCACAAGATCGGCGCCGCCGCCACCGATACCGCCCCACGCCACCACATGCGCCCCGTGACGGTGCCTTCGTCAGCAGAATGTCAGCCGATTGTCGGCGTGGGCCCGCCGCGGCGCCCAAACGACCCCGCCGACGCCGAACGCCTCAGCACGCCGGCGCCCAGTGAAGCACGAAACAGCAGGGAGGGTGGTGCCCCCGACCCGGAGATGGCTCCTTCGACCTTCGCTGCGGCTCGCCCCCCGGTCAAGCGTCAAGGGCCTTGCGGATCTCCTTCTCTTCGTCCTTGATCTCCCTGTTCACAACCTTGATGGCCTTCTTCAGGATACGGTCCGCAGCGACATCGAGCGTCGACTCGGCAACCAGCACGACGCCCGACTGTCCGACGTCGAGCGCCTCGCCGATCTCCTTGATGTCTTTGTGGCCCCAGCCCTTGACCAGATGACCGACCAGGGTGCCGATACCGCCGCCCCAGACCAAGCCGGCAAGGAGAGAGGGCGGAAACAGCAGGCCGACGACGGCGCCTGTGGCGAGGCCCCACTTGGCCCCCGAGGTGCGTGTCGTCGAGTCCGTGTTCAGCACCTTGACCTTGCCGTTATCGTCCTTGGTGAAGAGAGCCGACTGGTACTTGCCGATCAGCCCGGCATGGTGAGCTGCCTTGATCGCCTCAAAGTCGGCGCGCGCATCGGCCTCCAGCGCATATGAGCCCGCAAACAGGACCAGGGGGTTGTCGTCTGCCATTGAAATCTCCTTCTCTCGATTCTCAGACGACTGCCCTCTCGGTACAAGACGCCTGCAGCAACGAACCTACTCGTGCCCCCTCTCGACACCGCGGAAACCTGCCACGAGAGGCAATCTCCGACGTGAAGCCAGATGCGCGAGACCGCCGAGTGCTGGGCGCATTGCCGGCACAATCACGCTCAGATAAGACTAGGCCGCATCGCGAGCGGGTCGTATCGCCGGCCGGACCGGTGACCGAGGCCACGAGACCGTCGTCGGAGTAGGTGTAACTCGCCGTACGGGCGTCGGGGTAGGTGAGCTGCGTCCGGGCGCCGGTGGCGTTGACGTTACCTGCAAGGACAGACCGCCGTGCGTCACACGGGGCTTGTCGCTGGCGCCCACCAACCGCGAGGTCATCGTCAGTGAGCCGAAGACGGCCAAAGGCAGAAGGGTGATTGCCCTCGATGCGGCAACCGTCGAGGTGCTGAAGGCGCAAGCCGCGCGTCAGCTCGAAGAGCAACACCAGTGGGCTGACGCCTGGGTCGACACCGGACTCGTGTTCACGAAGGAGAACGGCGAGGCGCTCGACCCGGAGACGATCACGCGCTGGTTCAAGATCGCCGTCAAGAACGCGATGCTGCCGGAGATTCGTCTGCATGATCTCAGGCACACGCACGCGACACTCGCGCTGCAGGCCGGCATCCACCCCAAGGTCGTCTCCGAGCGCTTGGGGCACGCGACGGTGTCGATCACGCTCGACACCTACTCGCATGCCATTCCGGCGATGCAGGAAGAGGCCGCAGCGATGATCGCGGGGTTGGTGTTTGCGGAGCGGTGAGGCAGTATCAGAATGGTGTACGCCGGCGTGCTGGATCTGCCGCCAGCGCAGAGCTGCCAGAAGCTCAGACAACAGCCGACACGTCATCGCCTGCGGTCGAAGGGGCACTCATCGTCGCCCAGCCTAATGCACGCGCGGGGCCCCCTGATGCGCGCCACTCCGCAGCCTCTGGCACCTCGTGGAACTCGAGCAGTTGCTGGCTACCAATGGCCTCCAGAGATTCACGGACGTCGCGCGGCGTGATGTAGAAGTACTCCCGTCGGAGGTTGACAAGGTTCACGCGCTTGTCAGCAAACGTCTCGTGCAATCGACGCTCAAGGCCCACTGCGTCGTCACTGAACACGAGCGCATGCACGTCGAAGTTGAACGGCACGCTGGCGTCGCCCAATTCACGAACCCGGTCCATAGGCTCCAGGCGACGCGTGAGCCCGATCTTGACCATGCGCTCACCGAAGCTGCCAAAGTTGGAGATCACGTAGACGTAGCCAGCCCGAGTGTTCGCTTCGCGGTTCTCGATACCGGTGATCGCGTTATCGATCTGCGCGAGCTTGCCCTCCATCTCCTTAATTGCCGCCTCATCGCCGGCGGCCCCCAACTTCTCGAGCGCCGTTCGATAATGTGCTTGCTCCTTCTCGAGACGCCGCTTCTCCGCTTCCATCTCGCGTATCGCCTTTTCCTCCTCGCGCTGGCGCGCGCGCTCTTCGCGAAGCCGCTCCCTCTCTTCTTCAACCTTCACGAGGTAGTCGGCAGTCAGTTCGAGCTCATAGACG carries:
- a CDS encoding DUF1269 domain-containing protein — encoded protein: MADDNPLVLFAGSYALEADARADFEAIKAAHHAGLIGKYQSALFTKDDNGKVKVLNTDSTTRTSGAKWGLATGAVVGLLFPPSLLAGLVWGGGIGTLVGHLVKGWGHKDIKEIGEALDVGQSGVVLVAESTLDVAADRILKKAIKVVNREIKDEEKEIRKALDA
- a CDS encoding DUF4041 domain-containing protein, giving the protein MSVASNGGAAAVFTNKKRVEELEAENTNLRQWVEYLKGVDAVHLASLLASSRAELANLQAQTGAARAQLEAARAGIVQTDELALLQEVGIYQYRHPLDDAVAYQTQLKQTKDAIKTLAKSGAVQAAQGWTVNNSTKEGEKMTRDLSKLMLRAYNAEADNIARTLRPHTLHSAIARLDKARETIAKLGSIVQIRITDDYHRWRVYELELTADYLVKVEEERERLREERARQREEEKAIREMEAEKRRLEKEQAHYRTALEKLGAAGDEAAIKEMEGKLAQIDNAITGIENREANTRAGYVYVISNFGSFGERMVKIGLTRRLEPMDRVRELGDASVPFNFDVHALVFSDDAVGLERRLHETFADKRVNLVNLRREYFYITPRDVRESLEAIGSQQLLEFHEVPEAAEWRASGGPARALGWATMSAPSTAGDDVSAVV
- a CDS encoding site-specific integrase: MSLAPTNREVIVSEPKTAKGRRVIALDAATVEVLKAQAARQLEEQHQWADAWVDTGLVFTKENGEALDPETITRWFKIAVKNAMLPEIRLHDLRHTHATLALQAGIHPKVVSERLGHATVSITLDTYSHAIPAMQEEAAAMIAGLVFAER